From the Gemmatimonadota bacterium genome, one window contains:
- a CDS encoding glucan biosynthesis protein, which translates to MAVRRSLVLLAVTLPLTVSCRSEAASTPSAEELAGDAAVAPPHWFTLEPSPPVPQRVTTETLFEHVVDRARSSALTGHLPQGGFLPKALASLSYEQYRVINFRPEASLWQDDARFAVQLLHPGFLYQEPVRIHVLKDGNVVTLPFDRSLYRYDSIAAGAAEAAGPQLGYAGFRVYYPVKGPDYREEIVVFLGASYFRLLGSDHVHGLSSRGLAVDVAQPSGEEFPAFREFWLVQPTPEARSLTFFALLEGPSVTGAYRFELEPGFQTALEVEARLFARRDVAKLGVAPLTSMFLYGPNGARRFDDFRPQVHDSDGLMMHTGGDEWIWRPLSNGLALRVTSLRDDGPRGFGLLQRDRDFGSYLDLEAQYHRRPSEWVALGDGDWGRGGVELVEIPTDSEFKDNIVAYWAPDQPFRAGEERVYRYRLVTLDRRLDSQTLAQVERTRIGWVALPGETDPPPRTQRRFVVDFVVEDALSPMGLGKPEAVLETTAGSVSNLVVQPLPDRRGWRATFELVPDGNRPSDMRLFLETEGERLTETWSYVWYPDDVG; encoded by the coding sequence ATGGCGGTTCGTCGCTCGCTCGTTCTTCTCGCCGTCACGCTTCCCCTCACCGTCAGCTGCCGAAGTGAGGCGGCTTCCACCCCGTCCGCCGAAGAGCTGGCAGGCGATGCGGCCGTAGCCCCACCCCACTGGTTTACTCTGGAGCCATCTCCCCCCGTACCCCAGCGGGTGACCACAGAGACGCTGTTCGAGCATGTCGTCGACCGCGCTCGCAGCTCGGCCCTGACGGGGCACCTGCCGCAGGGAGGGTTCCTACCGAAGGCCCTGGCAAGCTTGAGCTACGAGCAGTATCGGGTAATCAACTTCCGTCCCGAGGCCTCCCTTTGGCAAGACGACGCCCGTTTCGCGGTGCAGCTTCTTCATCCAGGCTTTCTCTACCAGGAGCCGGTCCGCATCCACGTACTGAAGGACGGAAACGTGGTCACGCTTCCCTTCGACCGTAGCCTCTACCGATACGACAGCATCGCGGCGGGGGCTGCCGAGGCAGCGGGGCCCCAGCTGGGCTATGCCGGATTCAGGGTCTACTACCCCGTGAAGGGGCCCGACTATCGCGAAGAGATCGTCGTGTTTCTCGGGGCCTCTTACTTCCGTCTCCTAGGCTCCGATCACGTTCACGGCCTCTCGTCTCGAGGCCTGGCCGTAGATGTCGCTCAGCCCAGTGGGGAGGAATTTCCGGCATTCCGAGAGTTCTGGCTCGTCCAGCCGACTCCGGAGGCTCGCTCGCTGACTTTTTTTGCGCTGCTCGAGGGCCCGTCGGTGACGGGCGCCTATCGCTTCGAGCTAGAGCCGGGCTTCCAGACGGCTCTGGAGGTGGAAGCCAGACTGTTCGCTCGTCGGGACGTGGCCAAGCTCGGAGTGGCTCCGCTGACCAGCATGTTCCTGTACGGCCCCAACGGGGCACGGCGCTTCGACGACTTCCGCCCCCAGGTTCACGACTCGGACGGCCTCATGATGCATACGGGCGGTGACGAGTGGATCTGGCGCCCGCTCAGCAACGGGCTGGCCCTCCGGGTCACCTCGCTTCGCGACGATGGCCCAAGGGGGTTCGGCCTCCTTCAACGCGACCGCGACTTCGGGAGCTACCTCGACCTTGAGGCCCAGTATCATCGGCGCCCCAGCGAATGGGTGGCGTTGGGAGACGGCGATTGGGGCCGCGGGGGGGTCGAGCTGGTGGAGATTCCGACCGATTCGGAGTTCAAAGACAACATCGTGGCCTACTGGGCGCCCGATCAGCCGTTTCGGGCCGGCGAGGAGAGGGTCTACCGCTACCGGCTCGTCACCCTCGACCGCAGGCTCGACTCGCAAACGCTTGCCCAGGTGGAGCGCACGCGTATCGGGTGGGTGGCTCTGCCTGGGGAGACGGATCCGCCGCCACGGACCCAGCGGCGGTTTGTCGTGGACTTCGTGGTGGAGGATGCCCTGTCTCCTATGGGGTTGGGCAAGCCCGAGGCCGTCCTGGAGACCACCGCGGGGAGCGTGTCCAATCTGGTCGTACAACCGCTCCCTGACCGCCGTGGTTGGCGCGCGACCTTCGAGCTGGTGCCCGATGGGAATCGCCCGTCCGACATGCGGCTGTTCCTCGAGACGGAAGGCGAGCGCCTGACGGAAACGTGGTCGTACGTCTGGTATCCCGACGATGTCGGCTGA
- a CDS encoding cytochrome b/b6 domain-containing protein, with product MGCSHLFHWSVVLLLLVQIPGGMAMIAPGLGQGSIDRLFVLHKGLGVVLLVVAVVRVLWRLTHRPPPMSEAIPEMERRIAAVAHGATYAGLVVVAGRGYVRVVGEGFPIELMDALRLPTMLPLMPEVASLASLVHRFSTFLLVALVAIHVAQVLRHHLVVPDGTLARMWPPLGGRKHQLDIETKPQGETDSAAPH from the coding sequence ATGGGCTGCTCCCATCTTTTCCACTGGTCGGTCGTGCTCCTCCTGCTGGTGCAGATCCCGGGGGGGATGGCGATGATCGCGCCCGGCCTCGGGCAGGGGTCGATCGACCGGCTCTTCGTCCTGCACAAGGGGCTCGGCGTGGTGCTGCTCGTGGTCGCGGTGGTTCGAGTGCTGTGGCGGCTGACCCACCGGCCGCCACCGATGTCGGAGGCCATCCCGGAGATGGAGCGACGCATCGCGGCCGTGGCGCATGGCGCCACCTATGCGGGCCTGGTCGTGGTCGCGGGGCGCGGGTACGTGCGCGTCGTCGGGGAGGGCTTCCCCATCGAGCTGATGGACGCGCTCCGGCTGCCGACGATGCTTCCTCTGATGCCCGAGGTCGCGTCGCTGGCGTCCCTCGTGCATCGGTTCTCGACCTTTTTGCTGGTGGCCCTCGTGGCGATTCACGTGGCACAGGTGCTGCGCCACCACCTCGTGGTTCCGGACGGAACGCTGGCGCGGATGTGGCCGCCGCTGGGAGGGCGGAAGCACCAACTCGACATCGAAACCAAGCCCCAAGGAGAGACCGATAGTGCGGCGCCGCATTGA
- a CDS encoding dihydrofolate reductase family protein, which yields MAHPTRPGLWLELGDSGGWEASVPPTPAARDLLDLYLPLTRGPDLVIGQLGQSLDGRIATVSGRSHYITGPEDIRRLHRLRALVDAVILGAETVAQDDPQLTVREVEGENPARVILDPDGRLAQDCRVFSDRAARTLVVRRATAPTSAARTPGVGASTAGEVPPGDGPRSPEVLTLPASGPMGFDRGGFEPGAVLEALRARGLRRVLVEGGGVTVSRFLEAGLLDRLHVTVAPILIGSGRPGITLPPIETLDQAVRPRCRHVPLGDDLLFDLDLS from the coding sequence GTGGCCCATCCCACGCGCCCGGGGCTCTGGCTGGAGCTGGGCGACTCCGGAGGCTGGGAGGCGTCGGTCCCACCCACGCCGGCTGCTCGAGATCTGCTCGACCTCTATCTGCCGCTCACCCGCGGGCCCGACCTCGTCATCGGGCAGCTCGGCCAGAGCCTCGACGGCCGCATCGCGACGGTGAGCGGGAGGTCCCACTACATCACCGGTCCGGAGGACATCCGCCGCCTCCACCGACTTCGTGCTCTGGTCGACGCCGTGATTCTGGGGGCCGAAACCGTGGCGCAGGATGATCCGCAGCTCACGGTGCGGGAGGTGGAGGGCGAGAATCCGGCCCGGGTGATACTCGATCCGGACGGTCGCCTCGCACAGGACTGCCGGGTCTTTTCGGACCGGGCGGCCCGGACGCTCGTGGTGCGGCGCGCCACGGCTCCTACGAGCGCCGCCCGCACGCCGGGGGTTGGTGCGTCCACAGCGGGCGAGGTGCCGCCGGGGGATGGTCCCCGATCCCCGGAAGTCCTCACCCTTCCCGCCTCCGGCCCCATGGGCTTCGACAGGGGGGGCTTCGAGCCGGGGGCCGTGCTGGAAGCGCTCCGTGCCCGAGGGCTTCGGCGGGTGCTGGTGGAGGGAGGAGGGGTCACCGTGTCGAGGTTCCTCGAGGCCGGGCTCCTCGACCGACTCCACGTGACCGTCGCGCCTATCTTGATCGGCTCGGGCCGTCCGGGGATCACCCTACCGCCGATTGAGACCCTGGACCAGGCGGTGCGGCCTCGGTGCCGTCACGTACCCCTGGGAGACGACCTCCTCTTCGATCTCGACCTGAGCTAA
- the mdoH gene encoding glucans biosynthesis glucosyltransferase MdoH: MSADGIVSPGPVPRDHTIYLPLKRLRRWLFLGLVVGTTVTGVLVMLDIVRSNGISALEIAILLPFAGTFGWIAISFWNGIIGFVLQLLRRDPLSLDRVADRVVAYAPLRGRTAVVMPVCNEDPARIMSGLTATIQSLARTGHGDRFDVYLLSDTTDPSIALAEETAWRTLREKGDHPPQLYYRRRLANTGRKAGNIADFCQRWGGRYDFMVVLDADSIMSGATLVELVQKMEANPAAGLIQTVPIPGQEVTLFGRLVQFAARLYSTMLATGQSFWQTDSANYWGHNAIVRIRAFTDNCGLPVLPGRPPFGGDILSHDFVEAALLRRAGWQVYLLPTLDGSYEEVPGNLLDYAKRDRRWSQGSLQHLRLMPAYGLHSMNRLHFLLGAMGYVASLLWLLILIGSTVYVVLPEISSSLIGVGSALFADWAPPRARPTISFLAVTGVMLLLPKFLGMFLAVIRHRRSFGGVGRLLLSGVLEIGFSVVVAPLLMMYHTRFVVSVLIGHDIRWDPQTRGDRAVSWREAAHKTVGITGVGLAWAAVTLYFSPAFFLWLSPIFVGLLLAAPLVRWTSSPGLGRWARRRGLFLVPTEVNPPPELRVVTWPLPEPTEPTAERHRNQPPAVPPEQRYLMPRQVLKRRRGLVDVKRS, from the coding sequence ATGTCGGCTGACGGAATCGTGTCACCTGGACCGGTCCCACGGGACCACACCATCTATCTGCCTCTCAAGCGGCTGCGCCGCTGGTTGTTCTTGGGTCTGGTTGTCGGCACGACCGTGACCGGCGTGCTGGTGATGCTCGACATCGTGCGGTCGAACGGCATCAGCGCTCTCGAGATCGCGATCCTCCTGCCGTTCGCCGGGACTTTTGGATGGATCGCCATCTCGTTCTGGAACGGCATCATCGGATTCGTTCTTCAACTCCTCCGGCGGGATCCCCTGTCACTCGATCGGGTCGCGGACAGGGTCGTGGCATATGCTCCTCTAAGGGGGCGCACAGCCGTGGTCATGCCCGTCTGTAACGAAGACCCGGCCCGGATCATGAGCGGCTTGACCGCCACCATTCAGTCGCTGGCGCGCACGGGTCACGGTGATCGCTTCGATGTCTATCTGCTCAGCGATACCACCGACCCCTCCATTGCCCTGGCGGAGGAGACGGCCTGGAGGACGCTGCGCGAGAAGGGGGACCATCCCCCCCAGCTCTACTACCGTCGTCGGCTTGCCAACACCGGTCGTAAGGCCGGAAACATAGCCGACTTCTGCCAACGGTGGGGCGGGCGTTACGACTTTATGGTCGTGTTGGATGCAGATAGCATCATGAGCGGGGCCACGCTCGTCGAGCTCGTTCAGAAGATGGAGGCGAATCCGGCCGCCGGGCTCATTCAGACCGTTCCCATACCTGGGCAAGAGGTCACGCTCTTCGGCCGTTTGGTGCAGTTCGCCGCCCGGCTGTATAGCACGATGCTGGCGACGGGTCAGAGCTTCTGGCAGACCGACTCAGCCAACTACTGGGGCCACAATGCCATCGTGCGAATACGGGCCTTCACCGACAATTGTGGCCTTCCCGTGTTGCCCGGTCGTCCCCCGTTCGGGGGTGACATCCTCAGCCACGATTTCGTGGAGGCAGCGCTCCTTCGTCGGGCTGGCTGGCAGGTCTATCTCTTGCCCACTTTGGACGGCAGCTATGAGGAGGTGCCCGGCAACCTGCTGGACTACGCCAAGCGTGATCGGCGTTGGAGCCAGGGGAGTCTCCAGCATCTCCGACTGATGCCGGCCTACGGCCTGCACTCCATGAACCGGCTGCACTTCCTGCTCGGGGCCATGGGCTACGTTGCGTCCCTGCTCTGGCTACTCATCTTGATCGGCAGCACGGTGTACGTCGTGCTTCCAGAAATCAGCAGTTCGCTCATCGGTGTCGGCTCGGCCCTCTTCGCCGACTGGGCACCCCCACGAGCCCGCCCCACCATCTCGTTCCTCGCCGTGACGGGCGTCATGCTCTTGCTTCCCAAGTTCCTGGGGATGTTTCTGGCCGTGATCCGCCACCGGCGGTCGTTCGGTGGAGTCGGCCGGCTGCTCCTGAGTGGCGTGCTGGAAATCGGCTTTTCCGTGGTGGTCGCACCACTCTTGATGATGTATCACACCCGCTTCGTTGTCAGTGTCCTGATCGGTCATGACATCCGGTGGGACCCCCAGACTCGGGGGGACCGTGCCGTCAGTTGGCGAGAGGCTGCACACAAGACGGTGGGAATCACGGGCGTCGGGCTGGCTTGGGCCGCCGTGACTCTCTATTTCAGCCCGGCCTTCTTCCTCTGGCTGAGCCCGATATTCGTGGGGTTGCTTCTGGCCGCTCCTTTGGTGCGCTGGACGAGCAGCCCGGGCCTGGGTCGATGGGCCCGTCGACGTGGCTTGTTTCTTGTGCCCACCGAGGTCAACCCGCCGCCCGAGCTGCGAGTGGTGACGTGGCCGCTCCCCGAGCCGACCGAACCGACCGCCGAGCGACACCGGAACCAGCCGCCTGCCGTCCCCCCGGAGCAGCGCTACCTCATGCCACGTCAGGTCTTGAAGCGGCGCCGGGGACTGGTGGACGTAAAGCGGTCGTGA
- a CDS encoding class I SAM-dependent methyltransferase — translation MGEATLDWLALREPVDHRSRAADLVTSLAEWFGSRPSQRVLDLGSGTASNLRYLAPRLPGEQEWTLVDRDAAALDGATGAAVAVPGVARVERVLGELDREGLELVARADLVTASALLDLVTHEWLERLAATCRAAGNAALLTLTWDGTMTWGGDPDPDDALVADAMRSHQLRDKGMGPALGPAAGPAAELAFRSAGYDTRLRPSPWHLGPADASLARALIDGWVAAAAEQRPADAPLIRDWAARRRATAAQRFRLEVGHVDLLALPPRPDAP, via the coding sequence GTGGGTGAGGCCACCCTCGACTGGCTGGCCCTGCGCGAGCCGGTGGATCACCGCTCCCGCGCCGCCGATCTCGTGACCTCCCTCGCCGAGTGGTTTGGGTCCCGTCCGAGCCAGCGTGTGCTCGATCTGGGCAGCGGCACCGCGTCCAACCTCCGCTACCTCGCGCCCCGGCTTCCGGGTGAGCAGGAGTGGACTTTGGTGGACAGGGACGCCGCTGCGCTGGACGGGGCGACCGGCGCGGCCGTCGCCGTCCCCGGGGTGGCTCGGGTGGAGCGCGTCCTCGGCGAGCTGGACCGAGAAGGCTTGGAGCTCGTCGCCAGGGCCGACCTCGTGACGGCATCCGCGTTGCTGGACCTGGTGACCCACGAGTGGCTGGAGCGGCTCGCCGCGACGTGCCGGGCGGCTGGGAACGCAGCGCTGCTTACACTCACATGGGACGGCACGATGACCTGGGGTGGTGACCCCGACCCCGACGACGCTCTCGTCGCCGACGCGATGCGGAGCCATCAGCTCCGAGACAAAGGGATGGGGCCGGCGCTCGGACCGGCGGCCGGGCCGGCGGCGGAGCTCGCGTTTCGCTCGGCCGGATACGACACTCGGCTCCGCCCGAGCCCCTGGCACCTGGGCCCCGCCGACGCTTCGCTGGCGCGCGCGCTGATCGACGGGTGGGTGGCCGCCGCGGCCGAGCAGCGCCCTGCGGACGCGCCGCTTATCCGGGATTGGGCCGCGCGCCGCCGCGCCACAGCCGCCCAGCGGTTCCGCCTCGAGGTAGGACACGTTGACCTGTTGGCTCTCCCCCCGAGGCCAGACGCTCCGTGA
- a CDS encoding glycosyltransferase family 4 protein has translation MTPRELHLIAPGPLDQRTGGYLYDARIVEGLIALGWRVIAHALEGRFPEGDAVAEASLARTLEGIPQGARVVLDGLAMSPLPEPLRAHRDRLRLTALIHLPLADETGLEEAERARLARLERESLAQCAGAVVTSAFTARRLGAYGVTASRVRVVLPGTDPAPAAVGPGPGEPPRLLCVGSVSPGKGQDVLVRALARIRALPWSCLCAGSLTNTPEFADSVMELARTLGVEDRIDFLGELGSPELDTHYHSASLFVLATHFESYGMALAEALARGLPVLSTRGGAVPDTVPSEAGVLVPPGDERALAAALQELLSGPEGAARRAGLAEGSLRHGRSLPTWGDAALAFERAVRELSPGG, from the coding sequence TTGACCCCGCGGGAGCTCCATCTGATCGCGCCGGGGCCGCTGGACCAGCGGACCGGCGGCTACCTCTACGACGCGCGCATCGTCGAGGGCCTGATTGCGCTGGGCTGGAGGGTGATCGCGCACGCCCTCGAGGGCAGATTTCCCGAAGGCGACGCGGTCGCGGAGGCCAGCCTCGCCCGCACGCTCGAGGGGATCCCCCAAGGCGCCAGGGTGGTCCTGGACGGTCTCGCCATGAGCCCACTTCCCGAGCCTCTCCGGGCGCACCGAGACCGCCTGCGGCTGACCGCCCTCATTCACCTTCCCCTTGCCGACGAGACGGGGTTGGAGGAGGCCGAGCGCGCGCGCCTCGCCCGCTTGGAGCGCGAGTCTCTGGCGCAGTGCGCCGGGGCCGTCGTGACGAGCGCCTTCACCGCGCGACGGCTCGGGGCGTACGGCGTCACGGCTTCCCGCGTCCGCGTCGTACTGCCCGGGACGGACCCGGCTCCGGCTGCCGTGGGCCCGGGGCCCGGCGAGCCTCCCCGCCTGCTGTGCGTGGGCTCGGTGAGCCCCGGAAAGGGGCAGGACGTGCTGGTTCGCGCGCTCGCCCGCATCCGCGCCCTCCCCTGGAGCTGTCTGTGCGCGGGGAGCCTGACGAACACGCCCGAATTCGCCGACTCGGTGATGGAGCTGGCGCGAACGCTGGGTGTGGAGGACCGGATCGACTTCCTCGGCGAGCTCGGCTCCCCAGAGCTCGACACGCACTATCACTCCGCTTCGCTCTTTGTGCTTGCCACCCACTTCGAGAGCTACGGCATGGCGCTGGCCGAGGCCCTCGCCCGCGGGCTCCCGGTCTTGAGCACACGCGGAGGAGCGGTTCCGGACACCGTGCCAAGCGAGGCCGGCGTGCTCGTGCCCCCCGGGGACGAGCGGGCCCTGGCGGCCGCGCTGCAAGAGTTGCTTTCGGGTCCGGAGGGGGCCGCACGGCGGGCCGGGCTCGCGGAGGGATCGCTCCGCCACGGCCGCTCCCTCCCCACCTGGGGCGACGCGGCACTGGCCTTCGAGCGCGCCGTTCGGGAGCTCTCTCCGGGTGGGTGA
- a CDS encoding GTP cyclohydrolase II, which translates to MAHKAERGLFELKQGRALRVTDKARSACALVAAVEGLAPDRLEQLRALGTPLRLVVTHHRGRAMGIDAHEGESNLSIGLGRGETPQTIMRLATEPIADQSEPLRRFDARPATPTESAGLALTRFGRLLPAVVSVEVDPGSPALMRWIEDGTILDVSNEEVEGAVARSGIEVTSVAAALVPLADAEDSRFVFFREGGGFLEHVAVLIGPRTDWPDPVPVRVHSACITGDLFGSLRCDCGEQLRGSLRHFKNRGGGVLVYLAQEGRGIGLGNKIRAYNLQDNGLDTVDADGVLGFGADERHYDAAVAILRHLEITRVELLTNNPDKVKALEESGIEVAERTPLYGEINRHNLRYVQAKADRSGHWLMDMISQRVSAD; encoded by the coding sequence ATGGCGCACAAAGCGGAAAGAGGACTCTTCGAGCTCAAGCAGGGGCGAGCTCTTCGTGTGACCGATAAGGCCCGGAGTGCGTGCGCCCTGGTCGCCGCGGTCGAGGGTCTCGCCCCGGACCGGCTGGAGCAGCTCCGTGCCCTGGGCACGCCGCTTCGGCTGGTGGTTACACATCATCGTGGTCGAGCGATGGGCATTGACGCGCACGAGGGCGAGTCGAACCTCAGCATTGGACTCGGCCGGGGCGAGACGCCCCAGACGATCATGAGACTCGCGACGGAGCCGATAGCCGATCAGTCGGAGCCCCTGCGCCGCTTCGACGCACGTCCGGCGACCCCTACCGAATCGGCAGGATTGGCGCTCACCCGATTCGGACGTCTCCTTCCGGCCGTCGTGAGCGTGGAGGTGGATCCCGGCTCCCCGGCGCTCATGCGCTGGATCGAGGACGGGACGATTCTGGACGTCTCGAATGAGGAGGTCGAGGGCGCCGTGGCCCGGTCCGGGATCGAGGTCACCAGCGTGGCTGCGGCACTGGTTCCGTTGGCCGACGCCGAGGACTCCCGCTTCGTATTCTTTCGCGAAGGCGGGGGTTTCCTGGAGCACGTGGCGGTTCTGATCGGCCCTCGAACAGACTGGCCCGATCCGGTGCCGGTGCGTGTCCACTCGGCCTGCATCACAGGCGACTTGTTCGGCAGCCTGCGCTGTGACTGCGGTGAGCAGCTCCGCGGGAGCCTCCGCCACTTCAAGAATCGGGGCGGAGGCGTGCTGGTGTACCTAGCGCAGGAGGGCCGCGGCATCGGACTGGGCAACAAGATCCGCGCCTACAACCTCCAGGATAATGGTTTGGACACCGTCGACGCCGACGGCGTGCTCGGCTTCGGCGCCGACGAGCGGCACTACGACGCGGCAGTGGCGATTCTGCGCCACCTCGAGATCACGCGTGTCGAGCTCCTCACCAACAACCCCGACAAGGTGAAGGCGTTGGAGGAGAGCGGCATCGAAGTCGCCGAGCGCACTCCCCTCTACGGCGAAATCAACCGGCACAACCTGCGTTACGTACAGGCCAAGGCAGACCGCTCGGGCCACTGGCTGATGGACATGATCTCGCAGCGCGTCTCGGCGGATTAG
- a CDS encoding flippase-like domain-containing protein, protein MIPGLVRTGVSLALLALLAWWLDAGALLDRLAGFDPRWALVAVAISLPQIVLLAFRWRFTARRLGLDLPFGAALREYYLATFLNQVLPGGVMGDVSRAWRHGRSGPERRIGPAALAVILERTSGQVVMGGIAALSLASLPFAFSAVPLTLTLAVCGVGFAALAAFLALRRRPRAGPLATLGRDVHIALLARDALPAQLLSSTLIVGTFLATYVVAARAVGVSTPLWTLLPLVAPVLLSMLIPVTVAGWGVREATAAALWGAVGLTPVDGVAISAAYGILVLLSSLPGALVLLSSGRDRRGGRLPGVRDGTEAAPPGPGSQSAVG, encoded by the coding sequence GTGATCCCCGGTCTCGTCCGCACGGGGGTGAGCCTCGCCCTTCTGGCCCTGCTGGCCTGGTGGCTGGACGCAGGAGCGCTCCTCGACCGCCTCGCCGGGTTCGATCCGCGCTGGGCGCTCGTGGCTGTCGCGATCTCCTTGCCGCAGATCGTGCTCCTCGCCTTCCGGTGGCGATTCACGGCGCGCCGGCTCGGGCTGGACCTTCCCTTCGGCGCCGCGTTGCGGGAGTACTACCTCGCGACCTTCCTCAATCAGGTTCTTCCCGGCGGCGTCATGGGGGATGTCTCGCGCGCGTGGCGCCACGGACGCTCGGGACCGGAGCGCCGCATCGGGCCCGCAGCCCTGGCCGTGATCCTGGAGCGCACTTCGGGGCAGGTGGTGATGGGCGGGATCGCCGCGCTCTCCCTGGCGAGCCTGCCGTTTGCGTTCAGCGCGGTGCCCCTGACACTGACGCTCGCCGTCTGCGGAGTAGGCTTCGCCGCGCTGGCGGCTTTTCTCGCCCTCCGCCGGCGACCACGCGCCGGTCCCCTGGCCACCCTCGGGCGCGACGTCCACATCGCGCTTCTCGCGCGCGATGCCCTACCCGCGCAGCTCCTCAGCTCCACCCTGATCGTGGGCACCTTTCTCGCGACCTACGTCGTGGCCGCACGCGCGGTGGGGGTGAGCACCCCGCTGTGGACGCTCCTGCCCCTGGTCGCTCCCGTGTTGCTCAGCATGCTGATCCCTGTGACGGTCGCGGGGTGGGGGGTGCGCGAGGCCACCGCCGCGGCCCTCTGGGGTGCTGTGGGGCTCACGCCGGTGGACGGCGTGGCGATCTCGGCCGCGTACGGGATCCTGGTGCTGCTCTCGAGCCTTCCGGGAGCGCTCGTCCTGCTTAGCTCAGGTCGAGATCGAAGAGGAGGTCGTCTCCCAGGGGTACGTGACGGCACCGAGGCCGCACCGCCTGGTCCAGGGTCTCAATCGGCGGTAGGGTGA
- a CDS encoding creatininase family protein, which produces MADGAVRWWQTLTTVDAGAIELSDPVVVLPVAAIEQHGPHLPLSTDLEIGLGLLSQAFGRLPDDFPAWALPPQAIGCSREHAHFPGTLSLEPEQLSALIEGTGEALARTGVRRLVLSNSHGGNRRALETAGLRLRDELGMLVVHASWFRFPRPDDVDLPEEEWLHGIHGGAVETAMMMHLRPDLVRTSQAARARSLGEELGQTLRRVSPEGAASFSWLAGDLHPDGAVGDATLADADLGARFVSHYGAVLAEVIEDARAFPLDRLGDRLEDRPVEDAP; this is translated from the coding sequence ATGGCTGACGGGGCAGTCCGGTGGTGGCAGACGCTGACGACGGTGGACGCCGGGGCGATCGAGCTGAGCGATCCGGTCGTCGTCCTGCCCGTCGCCGCGATCGAGCAGCATGGACCTCACCTGCCCCTCTCCACTGATCTCGAGATCGGTCTCGGCTTGCTCTCTCAGGCCTTCGGGCGGCTGCCAGACGACTTTCCAGCCTGGGCTCTGCCGCCGCAAGCGATCGGCTGCAGCCGGGAGCACGCCCACTTTCCGGGCACGCTCTCCCTCGAGCCTGAGCAGCTCTCCGCTCTGATCGAGGGGACCGGCGAGGCGCTCGCCCGGACGGGGGTCCGGCGGCTCGTGCTGAGCAACAGCCACGGCGGGAACCGGCGCGCGCTGGAGACAGCCGGGCTCCGACTTCGCGACGAGCTGGGGATGCTGGTCGTGCATGCGAGCTGGTTCCGTTTTCCCAGGCCGGATGACGTGGACCTCCCGGAGGAGGAGTGGCTTCATGGCATCCACGGCGGGGCGGTGGAGACGGCGATGATGATGCATCTCCGGCCGGATCTGGTGCGCACCTCCCAAGCTGCTCGGGCCCGCTCCCTCGGCGAGGAGCTGGGGCAGACGCTACGCCGGGTGTCTCCGGAGGGTGCGGCCTCGTTCTCCTGGCTCGCCGGCGATCTCCACCCCGACGGTGCGGTCGGGGACGCGACCCTGGCCGACGCCGATCTGGGGGCGCGCTTCGTGTCGCACTACGGGGCAGTCCTGGCGGAGGTGATCGAAGACGCCAGGGCATTCCCCCTGGATCGGCTTGGCGACCGGCTGGAGGACCGGCCGGTGGAGGACGCCCCGTGA
- a CDS encoding FkbM family methyltransferase — MIYWRPGRQRGLRRLYRPFVGEGDLAFDVGAHLGDRTAAFRKLGARVVALEPQPAVRRWLVLLVGRSRDVSVRAEAVGRAVGTARLALSHRTPTMSSLAEDWPNALAERNPVFGGVRWDDSITVPVTTLDALIEQYGLPRFCKIDVEGYEAEVLAGLSHRIPALSVEFVVGALDVAEACVRRLEALGAYEFNVVEGEERNFVSKRWLTADEMVAWLRDGAGSRSSGDVYARLGSDEDAAGDGESEGGAAGSNEGSNERSIDG; from the coding sequence ATCATCTACTGGCGGCCGGGCCGGCAGCGCGGGCTTCGGCGGCTATACCGCCCCTTCGTCGGGGAGGGGGATTTGGCCTTCGACGTGGGAGCGCACCTGGGCGACCGCACGGCGGCGTTCCGGAAGCTGGGCGCGCGGGTGGTGGCTCTGGAGCCCCAGCCCGCGGTGCGCCGTTGGCTCGTGCTGCTGGTGGGGCGCAGCCGGGACGTCTCGGTTCGGGCGGAGGCGGTGGGGCGCGCGGTCGGCACCGCCCGCTTGGCCCTGAGCCACCGCACGCCGACCATGTCCTCCCTGGCCGAGGACTGGCCTAACGCCTTGGCCGAACGAAATCCCGTCTTCGGCGGCGTGCGCTGGGACGACTCGATTACGGTGCCGGTAACGACGCTGGACGCGTTGATCGAGCAGTATGGCCTCCCTCGCTTCTGCAAGATCGACGTGGAGGGGTACGAAGCCGAGGTGCTGGCGGGCCTGAGTCACCGTATCCCGGCGCTCTCGGTCGAGTTCGTGGTAGGCGCTCTGGACGTCGCCGAGGCGTGCGTGCGCAGGCTCGAAGCGCTAGGTGCGTACGAGTTCAACGTGGTCGAAGGAGAGGAGAGGAATTTCGTGTCGAAGCGGTGGCTCACGGCCGATGAGATGGTCGCCTGGCTTAGAGACGGCGCGGGAAGTAGATCTTCGGGAGACGTCTACGCCCGTCTAGGGTCCGACGAAGACGCCGCGGGGGACGGTGAGTCCGAGGGGGGCGCTGCGGGCTCGAACGAAGGCTCGAACGAACGCTCGATCGATGGCTGA